Genomic DNA from Filimonas effusa:
CTCTATTTCTGACCCCCAGAAATACCGCACCAAAGACGAAGTGGAAGAGTACAAAGGCAAAGACCCCATCAATTTAGTGCTCAATACCATTAAAAAGAATAAATTCGCAACCGACGAAGAAATCGCAGCTATCGACGCAAGGATCAATGAAGCAGTAGAAGCCAGCGTTAAATTCGCCGAAGAAAGCCCATGGCCCGATGATAGCGAAGTACTGAAAGATGTTTATATCGACCAGAACTATCCTTTCATCGTTGACTAAGTTTAAAAAAATAGCCGGAACCCCGGTTCCGGCTCTAAGTTATAAATAGTATACACATCATGTCTGATAAGCATGTACCTCAGGTAGAATCAAGCGATGCTTTGCTGCGCACCCAGGCTTTCTGGACCCGCTATCAAAAACCTATTACAGGTGTACTCGTTGCAGCTGTTGTAGTGGTAGGCGGTTATTTTGGCTACAAACAATTTGTGGTAAAACCCAAAGAAGAGAAAGCCAATGAAGCCATTTATCATGCCCAGGAATTCTTTGCAACCGATTCTTTACGCAAAGCCCTGGACGGCGACGGTTCCAGCAAAGGCTTCTTATATGTTATCAAAAACTACGGCGGCACCAAAGCAGCTAACCTGGCTAAGTATTATGCCGGCGTGAGCTATTTACGCCTCGCCGATTTCAATAACGCCGTGAAATATCTGAAGGACTTCAGCACCGACGCTCCCCAGATCCAGATGATGGCCTATGGCTGCCTCGGCGACGCTTACAGCGAACTGAAGGATAAACAGTCCGACGCTATCTCCGCTTACAAAAAAGCAGCAGGCACTTTTGAAGACGACGAAGCCAACGCTTCCGAATATCTTTTCCGCGCCGCCTTATTAAGCGAAGTCAACGGTAAAACTTCTGAAGCGCTTGAATTGTACAAGCAGCTCAAAGAAAAATACCCCAGAACGGACAAAGGTTTCCAGGCCGATAAAT
This window encodes:
- a CDS encoding tetratricopeptide repeat protein, with the translated sequence MSDKHVPQVESSDALLRTQAFWTRYQKPITGVLVAAVVVVGGYFGYKQFVVKPKEEKANEAIYHAQEFFATDSLRKALDGDGSSKGFLYVIKNYGGTKAANLAKYYAGVSYLRLADFNNAVKYLKDFSTDAPQIQMMAYGCLGDAYSELKDKQSDAISAYKKAAGTFEDDEANASEYLFRAALLSEVNGKTSEALELYKQLKEKYPRTDKGFQADKYIYRLSIEKNDFSVK